A genomic region of Macaca thibetana thibetana isolate TM-01 chromosome 14, ASM2454274v1, whole genome shotgun sequence contains the following coding sequences:
- the LOC126934680 gene encoding LOW QUALITY PROTEIN: mas-related G-protein coupled receptor member X3-like (The sequence of the model RefSeq protein was modified relative to this genomic sequence to represent the inferred CDS: deleted 2 bases in 2 codons): MDPTIPALGTSVTRINGREETPCYKLTLSLTVLTCIVSLLGLTGNAVELWLLGFRMRRNAVSTYILNLAVVDFLFLSGHVLRFLLSLINIPHTIRRILICVMTVPYLTGLSMLSAISTERCLSVLWPMWYRCRRPRHLSVVVCVLLWVLSLLRSILEWMFCDFPFSGADSCWCETSNFIIIAWLTFLCVVLCVSSLVRLVRILCGSQKMPLTRLYVTILLTVLVFLLCGLPFGILGSLNYMIHRDLEVLYCHVYRVCMFLSSLNSSANPIIYFFVGSFRQRQNRQNLKLVLQRALQDTPEVDEGGGRLPEETLELSVSRCRQ, translated from the exons ATGGATCCAACCATCCCAGCCCTGGGTACATCAGTGACACGAATCAACGGA CGCGAGGAGACTCCTTGCTACAAGCTGACCCTGAGCCTCACGGTGCTGACGTGCATCGTTTCCCTTCTGGGGCTGACAGGAAACGCGGTTGAGCTCTGGCTCCTGGGCTTCCGCATGCGCAGGAACGCTGTCTCCACCTACATCCTCAACCTGGCTGTGGTAGACTTCCTCTTCCTCAGCGGCCACGTTTTACGTTTTCTGTTAAGCCTCATCAATATCCCCCATACCATC CGCAGAATCCTCATTTGTGTGATGACCGTCCCCTACCTTACAGGCCTGAGCATGCTGAGCGCCATCAGCACCGAGCGCTGCCTGTCCGTCCTATGGCCCATGTGGTACCGCTGCCGCCGCCCTAGACACCTGTCAGTGGTCGTGTGTGTCCTGCTCTGGGTCCTGTCCCTGCTGCGGAGCATCCTGGAGTGGATGTTCTGTGACTTCCCGTTTAGTGGTGCTGATTCTTGTTGGTGTGAAACATCAAATTTCATCATAATCGCGTGGctgacttttttgtgtgtggttctCTGTGTTTCTAGCCTGGTCCGGCTGGTCAGGATTCTCTGTGGATCCCAGAAGATGCCGCTGACCAGGCTGTACGTGACCATCCTGCTCACAGTGCTGGTCTTCCTCCTCTGCGGTCTGCCCTTCGGCATTCTGGGATCCCTAAATTACATGATCCACAGGGATCTGGAAGTCTTATATTGTCACGTTTATCGGGTTTGCATGTTCCTGTCCTCTCTAAACAGCAGTGCCAACCCCATCATTTACTTCTTCGTGGGCTCCTTTAGGCAGCGTCAAAATAGGCAGAACCTGAAGCTGGTTCTCCAGAGGGCTCTGCAGGACACGCCTGAGGTGGATGAAGGTGGAGGGCGGCTTCCTGAGGAAACCCTGGAGCTGTCGGTAAGCAGATGTAGGCAGTGA